Proteins from one Pagrus major chromosome 1, Pma_NU_1.0 genomic window:
- the pgam1b gene encoding phosphoglycerate mutase 1b: MAAYKLVLIRHGESCWNQENRFCGWFDADLSETGEQEARRGGQALKDAGYEFDICYTSVLKRAIRTLWFCLDGIDQMWLPVHRTWRLNERHYGGLTGLNKAETAAKHGEAQVKIWRRSFDTPPPPMDEGHDFYQTISKDRRYADLTDDQLPSCESLKDTIARALPFWEEEIVPKIKEGKRVMIAAHGNSLRGIVKHLEGMSEEAIMELNLPTGIPIVYELDKNLKPVGSMQFLGDEETVKKAMEAVAAQGKVKK; the protein is encoded by the exons ATGGCTGCGTACAAGCTGGTCCTGATCCGCCATGGAGAGAGCTGCTGGAACCAGGAGAACCGCTTCTGCGGCTGGTTCGACGCGGACCTGAGCGAGACCGGGGAGcaggaggcgaggagaggaggacaggcgCTGAAAG ATGCTGGCTATGAATTCGATATTTGCTACACCTCTGTCCTTAAGAGGGCCATCCGCACCCTGTGGTTTTGTCTGGACGGCATCGACCAGATGTGGCTGCCCGTCCACCGGACCTGGCGCCTCAATGAGCGCCACTACGGTGGCCTGACTGGGCTGAACAAGGCCGAAACAGCAGCTAAACACGGAGAGGCCCAGGTCAAGATCTGGAGGCGCTCTTTTGACACTCCTCCCCCACCCATGGATGAGGGGCATGACTTCTATCAGACCATAAGCAAG GACCGACGTTATGCTGACCTGACCGATGACCAGCTGCCCAGCTGTGAGAGTCTGAAGGACACCATCGCCAGAGCACTGCCCTTCTGGGAAGAGGAGATCGTCCCAAAgataaaagagggaaaaagggTGATGATCGCCGCCCATGGCAACAGTCTCCGGGGCATCGTCAAGCATCTTGAGG GTATGTCAGAGGAGGCCATCATGGAGCTGAACCTGCCCACTGGTATCCCCATTGTGTATGAGCTGGACAAGAACCTGAAGCCTGTAGGATCCATGCAGTTCCTGGGAGATGAGGAGACCGTCAAGAAAGCCATGGAAGCTGTTGCTGCTCAGGGAAAAGTCAAGAAATAG
- the exosc1 gene encoding exosome complex component CSL4 — translation MSPMKLCVPGDKLCSVEDCIPGTGVYLRHGYIYSSLAGYVLRKNEGEELPVISVVRETETQLLPDVGAIVTCKVTSINPRFAKVHILYVGSTPLKDRFRGTIRKEDVRATEKDKVETYKSFRPGDIVLAKVISLGDVQSNYLLTTAENELGVVVAHSESGAQMVPISWCEMQCPRTHSKEFRKVARVQPEYLQA, via the exons ATGTCGCCCATGAAGCTGTGTGTTCCTG GTGACAAGCTATGCAGTGTAGAAGACTGTATTCCTGGCACAGGAGTATACCTGCGGCACGGCTACATATACTCCTCACTAGCAGGCTATGTGCTCAGGAAAAAcgagggagaggag TTACCAGTGATCTCAGTTGTCAGGGAAACAGAAACGCAACTGCTACCAGATGTAGGAGCAATCGTCACCTGTAAG GTGACCAGCATCAACCCCAGATTCGCCAAAGTCCACATCCTTTATGTGGGCTCCACACCATTGAAGGACCGCTTCAGAGGGACGATCAG AAAAGAAGATGTGCGCgcaacagagaaagacaag GTGGAGACGTACAAAAGCTTCAGACCTGGAGACATCGTCTTGGCAAAAGTG ATCTCTCTCGGTGATGTGCAGTCAAATTACCTGTTGACCACAGCAGAGAATGaactgggggtggtggtggcaCACAGTGAATCAG GTGCCCAGATGGTTCCCATCAGCTGGTGTGAGATGCAGTGTCCGCGGACACACTCAAAAGAGTTCCGCAAAGTGGCGCGAGTTCAGCCGGAGTACCTGCAGGCATGA
- the knop1 gene encoding uncharacterized protein knop1: protein MIRGHKTDSYKDVIFVAEKCATKSNETAFDQVKRLALQRDIDEQSQPSQPTKPLTSQTAVAVERPVERVKMKMEEEKSEAGFVKKQKKLKKERASLPITENCNFNDGSLVEVKKDKKKAKKVDAVVIDLEEESWDGGDEKEEKKKKKKRKIETESLNNANGSDIKNENDVEVSKKKKKKQLLADGGNQVESAVKEEEVEKKARKEKKLKNVSVQTKSENVKMEKEEQAELDKLPKKAKKVQDNALFVSTEKTEEQPKEKKKKKKKKAIHEETTEPMDEISVTKKKNKAKRKETESQVKSETPGGEVEEVKKKKKKGANEVATPQIKDNMLKIHKDTSTKNETVIVEEEETVLKIKGKKQKSRKASVEVSEVEETEPNKKKRKKGNSKGDEEEPQSLKCEEVEEQSRETLVTVAGDTTGKKKKKTISIKVEPQAEDVSLETGAKKKKKKKIKEEVEDQHESAQVDVVFLSEKSGNKDEVNINQERRQALQMDVDQASQPQRPAKPTGLGQWGTAQFDSSDKQQKFLRLMGGFKKGFQPAAGSTGSANMALGKDAQQQLQQGLLGEFERAQSRRLDFNNRGTGLGFSAPSNKKFSIDVNASRSVRFDD from the exons GTGAAGCGACTGGCCCTGCAAAGAGACATTGATGAGCAGTCCCAGcccagccaaccaaccaaacccTTG ACAAGCCAGACAGCTGTTGCTGTGGAGAGGCCAGTGGAAAGGGTGAAAatgaagatggaggaagagaagagtgaGGCTGGTTTTgtaaagaagcagaagaaactCAAGAAAGAACGAGCCTCTCTGCCTATAACTGAAAACTGTAACTTCAATGATGGGAGCCTAGTAGAggtgaaaaaagacaagaagaaagcTAAAAAAGTTGATGCAGTGGTTATAGATCTAGAAGAGGAGTCTTGGGATGGAGGTgatgaaaaggaagagaagaagaaaaagaagaagaggaaaattGAAACTGAATCTTTGAACAATGCCAATGGATCTGATATCAAGAATGAAAATGACGTAGAAGttagcaagaagaagaagaagaagcagctgcTGGCTGACGGTGGGAATCAAGTGGAAAGTgcagtaaaagaagaagaagtggaaaagaaagcgaggaaggagaagaaattaaaaaatgtgtctgtacaGACTAAATCAGAAAATGTAAAGATGGAGAAAGAAGAGCAAGCTGAACTGGATAAACTGCCAAAGAAAGCCAAGAAAGTACAAGACAATGCGTTATTTGTAAGCACAGAGAAGACTGAAGAGCAACctaaagagaagaagaagaagaagaaaaagaaagccaTCCACGAGGAGACCACTGAACCTATGGATGAAATAAGtgtgacaaaaaagaaaaataaagctaaaaggAAAGAGACTGAGAGTCAAGTGAAGTCAGAAACACCAGGGGGAGAGGTTGAagaggtaaaaaagaaaaagaaaaaaggtgcAAATGAAGTGGCAACACCTCAGATAAAAGACAATATGCTCAAAATACATAAAGACACATCCACAAAGAATGAGACTGTTATcgtagaggaagaggagacggTGCTaaagataaaaggaaaaaaacagaagagtaGAAAAGCTTCTGTGGAGGTCAGCGAGGTTGAGGAGACGGAGccaaacaagaagaaaaggaaaaagggaaaCTCAAAAGGAGACGAGGAAGAACCACAATCCCTCAAATGTGAAGAAGTTGAGGAGCAGAGTAGGGAAACCCTCGTCACTGTAGCTGGGGACACAAcaggcaagaagaagaagaagactatCTCCATTAAGGTGGAACCGCAGGCGGAGGATGTGAGTTTAGAAACTGGtgcaaaaaagaagaagaagaaaaagattaaAGAAGAGGTGGAAGACCAGCAT GAGTCAGCCCAAGTGGACGTTGTGTTCCTGTCAGAGAAATCTGGAAACAAAGATGAGGTCAACATCAACCAG GAGAGACGGCAGGCTTTACAAATGGATGTTGACCAGGCATCACAACCTCAAAGACCAGCCAAACCTACG GGTTTGGGCCAGTGGGGCACCGCCCAGTTCGACAGCTCTGACAAGCAGCAGAAGTTCCTCCGGCTGATGGGAGGCTTCAAAAAGGGTTTCCAGCCGGCTGCGGGGAGCACGGGAAGCGCAAACATGGCACTGGGAAAGGACGCACAGCAGCAGTTGCAGCAAGGTCTTCTGGGAGAATTTGAACGCGCTCAGTCGCGCAGGTTGGACTTCAATAACAGGGGCACAGGACTCGGGTTTTCTGCACCATCCAATAAGAAGTTCTCCATTGATGTCAATGCATCTCGATCAGTTCGCTTTGATGATTGa